A DNA window from Thiothrix subterranea contains the following coding sequences:
- a CDS encoding glycosyltransferase family 4 protein — MRILLTANIAPFLQGGADYHINGLYNALKQFGFETELIRFPFKFHPETDIQHLMAYCAGLDLNQANGISIDRVISLQFPGYGIQHQDHWVWLMHQHRAVYELFDPLTANPAHQQLRETIVPYDNDALGKARKVFANSQRVADRLMQFNQITSQALYHPPSYVEYFRCEEALPYVFFPSRLESLKRQDLLIKAAQFLQTPVKIVLAGIGGQYTHYQQLVAACGVAEQVVLLGHITEAEKIAFYAHALAVCFVPYDEDYGYVTLEAMLSAKPVITVTDAGGPLEFVTHGLNGWICEPEPQAIAAAIDEAFTQPHLSREKGRAGRALYTELGISWSNVVEKLTAEG, encoded by the coding sequence ATGCGGATATTATTAACCGCGAATATTGCCCCTTTCCTACAAGGTGGTGCTGACTACCATATCAATGGCTTGTACAACGCACTAAAGCAATTTGGATTTGAGACGGAATTGATTCGTTTTCCGTTTAAATTTCATCCTGAAACGGATATACAACATCTCATGGCTTATTGTGCAGGGCTAGATTTAAATCAAGCCAACGGCATCAGTATTGACCGCGTGATTAGCTTGCAATTTCCGGGATACGGTATTCAACACCAAGATCATTGGGTATGGCTGATGCATCAACACCGGGCAGTCTACGAGTTGTTTGATCCCCTTACTGCTAATCCGGCACATCAGCAACTCCGCGAAACTATTGTTCCCTATGACAATGACGCACTGGGAAAAGCTCGAAAAGTATTTGCCAACTCACAACGGGTAGCGGATCGCTTGATGCAATTCAATCAAATCACCAGCCAAGCGTTGTATCACCCACCCAGTTACGTGGAATATTTCCGATGTGAAGAAGCATTACCTTACGTGTTTTTCCCCAGTCGCCTTGAGTCCCTCAAACGCCAAGATTTATTGATTAAAGCAGCACAATTCTTACAAACTCCCGTGAAAATTGTTCTAGCTGGTATCGGTGGTCAATACACGCATTATCAGCAACTGGTTGCAGCATGTGGTGTGGCTGAACAAGTCGTATTGCTAGGGCATATTACCGAGGCAGAAAAAATTGCCTTTTATGCTCATGCCTTGGCGGTATGTTTCGTGCCTTACGACGAAGACTATGGTTACGTAACCTTAGAGGCCATGTTATCCGCCAAACCAGTGATTACGGTAACGGATGCTGGGGGGCCACTTGAATTTGTTACCCACGGTCTGAATGGCTGGATTTGTGAACCTGAGCCGCAAGCCATTGCCGCCGCCATTGATGAAGCGTTTACGCAACCACACCTCAGTCGCGAAAAAGGACGTGCTGGACGCGCCTTGTATACAGAACTGGGTATTTCTTGGTCTAATGTAGTTGAGAAACTAACAGCCGAGGGATAA
- a CDS encoding class I SAM-dependent methyltransferase, with protein MNDQELNATFKSIIERVRQTATGVVSELATNNTASAAFSINPKNRVPVSRRLRMQQVHVYELLTGDDTDFVNKVYHYLLQREVDDSGRYNYLSRLKYKESRHLIIHELQHSAEGQAQRVQVVGLGLIRYVLKVYSRLQTLNLGKLSVLPKLLSKIIKKSLYIYEKKYLFKTSVFLLADSNREITNDLITNTQNKLEQHLNQRFGENEGIVQQLNDTVISYQTVLLNYHHELETLKQQLHQQTIEHQQFHQNIAEHITQQLGRTDRLQTEIIAQHQRISLARQDALYQQYHLRHLLADIKGEIHTLTPNDAARHLDEYMDAYYLAFEDANRGTLAEIRQKLAIYIPYIIELKQQSSTLPVLDLGCGRGEWLALLRDNAIAAYGVDMNGVMVTLGQESGLDVRHADGLTHLQQLPDASLSAITSFHVIEHLPFATLFNVLMEINRVLIPGGLLIFETPNPENVLVGSHTFYHDFTHRNPITPTALTFLLTYHNFQAIQTLRLHPYPEAAKVPGDDPLTARVNGHLCGPQDFALIAHKSAAIGDLE; from the coding sequence ATGAACGATCAAGAATTAAATGCAACTTTCAAGTCGATTATTGAGCGAGTGCGCCAAACGGCTACTGGAGTTGTGAGCGAACTTGCCACCAATAACACTGCATCAGCAGCATTCAGCATAAACCCGAAAAATCGTGTGCCAGTAAGTAGACGCTTGCGGATGCAACAGGTACATGTTTATGAATTGTTGACTGGCGACGATACGGATTTTGTGAATAAAGTTTATCATTACCTATTGCAACGTGAGGTTGATGACAGTGGCAGATATAACTATCTCAGCCGTCTCAAGTACAAGGAAAGTCGTCATCTTATTATTCATGAATTGCAACATTCTGCGGAAGGTCAAGCTCAACGTGTACAAGTAGTCGGTTTAGGTTTAATCCGTTATGTCCTGAAAGTTTATAGTAGGCTTCAAACATTAAATTTAGGTAAGCTATCAGTTTTACCCAAACTTTTAAGTAAAATCATAAAAAAATCCTTATATATTTACGAAAAAAAATATTTGTTCAAGACATCTGTTTTTTTATTGGCTGATTCTAACCGCGAAATAACAAATGATTTAATAACTAACACACAAAATAAATTAGAACAGCACTTAAATCAGCGATTCGGAGAAAACGAAGGTATTGTTCAACAACTGAATGATACGGTTATATCCTATCAAACAGTATTACTGAATTATCATCATGAACTTGAAACACTGAAGCAGCAGTTACATCAACAAACAATAGAACACCAACAATTCCACCAAAATATTGCAGAGCATATCACGCAACAACTCGGTCGTACTGATCGCTTACAAACAGAAATTATAGCACAACATCAGCGCATCAGCTTGGCGCGGCAAGATGCTTTATACCAACAATACCATTTGCGGCATTTGTTAGCGGATATAAAAGGGGAAATACATACCCTGACACCCAATGATGCCGCGCGTCATTTAGATGAGTATATGGATGCTTATTACCTCGCTTTTGAAGATGCTAATCGAGGTACACTAGCAGAAATTCGCCAAAAACTTGCTATTTATATTCCTTATATTATTGAATTAAAACAACAATCAAGCACTTTACCCGTGCTTGATCTTGGGTGTGGGCGGGGTGAGTGGTTAGCCTTGCTAAGGGATAATGCCATTGCTGCTTATGGCGTGGATATGAATGGCGTCATGGTAACGTTGGGGCAAGAATCGGGATTAGATGTACGACATGCTGACGGTCTCACCCACCTTCAACAGTTGCCAGATGCATCGTTATCTGCCATCACCAGTTTTCATGTTATTGAACATTTGCCATTTGCAACGTTGTTCAATGTGTTAATGGAAATTAATCGTGTCTTAATTCCCGGTGGATTATTAATTTTTGAAACACCCAATCCAGAAAATGTGCTGGTAGGCTCACATACCTTTTACCACGACTTCACGCATCGCAACCCGATTACTCCGACTGCACTGACTTTCTTACTGACTTACCATAATTTTCAGGCTATTCAAACCCTGCGCCTACACCCCTACCCGGAAGCCGCTAAAGTACCGGGTGATGATCCATTAACAGCGCGTGTTAATGGGCATTTATGTGGTCCGCAGGATTTTGCACTTATTGCACATAAAAGTGCCGCTATTGGGGATTTAGAATAA
- a CDS encoding ABC transporter ATP-binding protein yields the protein MQLLAIRGLKKSFSLYHSPLDRLKERLLGGLRHRDYCALNNIDLTLSAGESLALIGQNGAGKSTLLKLITGVLLPDAGVIERQGRVTGLLELGTGFDHELSGMDNISVNARLLGMSAAEIEMRRATIVEFAELGDYIHEPMRTYSSGMLMRLGFAIAIHADPSCFVVDEALSVGDARFQQKCLRKIRAFQAQGGSLLFVSHDLTSVKLLCNRAIVLDKGQKVFEGTPEAAVNYYYQVIARLEATENASTPTDKTGYGLKNVQMTSAWLHNGIVKTESFSAGEQAYLCIQVIAQQEIKDLELGILIRDRFGQDIFGTNTALLEHELPLNFPAGQQTQLELSFPMNLGIGKYTVTLALHKDMDHLEHCEHWWDNALEFEVAGFHTPIFSGLTYLPLTLKQTLQ from the coding sequence TTGCAGCTATTAGCTATCCGAGGATTAAAAAAATCTTTTTCACTGTATCACTCGCCATTAGACCGTCTCAAAGAGCGCTTGTTAGGTGGGTTGCGACATCGTGATTATTGTGCCCTTAACAATATCGACCTAACCTTATCGGCTGGAGAATCGTTAGCTTTAATTGGTCAAAATGGTGCAGGCAAATCAACATTATTAAAACTTATCACCGGCGTATTGTTACCTGATGCAGGTGTTATTGAACGCCAAGGTAGAGTCACTGGGCTGTTAGAATTAGGCACAGGTTTCGACCATGAACTCTCCGGTATGGACAATATCAGTGTAAATGCCCGATTACTAGGCATGAGTGCTGCTGAAATTGAAATGCGCCGCGCCACCATTGTCGAATTTGCCGAACTGGGTGATTACATTCATGAGCCTATGCGCACGTATTCCTCAGGAATGTTGATGCGCCTAGGGTTCGCGATTGCTATTCATGCAGACCCATCCTGCTTTGTAGTGGACGAGGCGCTATCCGTGGGAGATGCCCGCTTCCAACAAAAGTGCTTACGCAAAATCCGCGCTTTTCAAGCTCAAGGTGGAAGTTTGCTGTTTGTATCGCACGATTTGACTTCGGTTAAGTTATTGTGTAACCGTGCCATCGTATTAGACAAAGGTCAAAAAGTGTTCGAGGGAACACCTGAAGCTGCCGTCAATTACTATTATCAAGTTATTGCTCGCTTAGAAGCCACAGAAAATGCCAGCACGCCAACCGATAAAACCGGATACGGTCTTAAAAATGTTCAAATGACTTCGGCATGGTTACACAATGGAATTGTCAAAACAGAATCATTCAGTGCCGGAGAACAAGCGTACTTGTGCATCCAAGTCATCGCGCAACAGGAAATTAAAGATTTGGAATTAGGGATTCTTATTAGAGACCGCTTTGGGCAAGATATTTTTGGTACTAATACCGCGTTACTGGAACATGAATTACCCCTAAATTTTCCAGCAGGGCAACAAACCCAGCTAGAACTAAGTTTTCCCATGAATTTAGGTATTGGCAAATACACTGTGACGTTGGCATTACACAAAGACATGGATCACTTGGAACATTGTGAACATTGGTGGGATAATGCGTTAGAATTTGAAGTAGCGGGCTTTCATACCCCCATATTTTCGGGGTTAACATACCTGCCGCTTACCTTGAAACAAACGCTACAGTGA
- a CDS encoding ABC transporter permease — protein MKLDISIERKEYWKQQGIKILLFAKWELRDQFRNRLLGGAWLFLQPLSYILIFTLVFSHLMNARLQQFDSPYAYSIYLISGILLWNLMAGILQRLTNIYAEKASLIKKVPISLVLMPLYVPLVELVIFLIAGTFFGIFLISIHYSPTLYWLWLPVIVLLSVFFTYNLGLILGILSVFMPDLRNFISILLQLAFWMTPIVYVDSILPTWVAEWLMFNPFYWGVSNIHKIILHGQAPDLALLVLLFGTGVIMAFFARYLQKRLEKDVRDLL, from the coding sequence ATGAAGCTTGATATTTCAATAGAACGTAAAGAATATTGGAAACAGCAGGGTATTAAAATCCTGCTGTTTGCCAAGTGGGAACTACGTGATCAATTTCGCAATCGTTTATTGGGTGGCGCATGGCTATTTTTACAGCCATTAAGTTATATACTTATTTTTACATTAGTTTTTTCACACTTAATGAACGCCCGTCTGCAACAATTTGACTCACCTTACGCTTATAGCATTTACCTGATCAGTGGTATTTTATTGTGGAATTTAATGGCGGGAATTTTACAACGCCTAACAAATATATACGCTGAAAAAGCAAGTTTAATTAAAAAAGTCCCCATAAGCTTGGTATTAATGCCACTCTATGTTCCACTTGTTGAATTAGTCATATTTTTAATTGCTGGTACTTTTTTCGGGATATTTTTAATATCTATACATTATAGCCCTACACTTTATTGGTTGTGGCTGCCTGTCATTGTATTATTAAGTGTATTTTTTACCTATAATTTAGGTTTGATTTTAGGAATTTTATCTGTATTCATGCCTGATTTGAGGAATTTTATTAGTATCCTATTACAATTAGCATTTTGGATGACACCTATTGTTTATGTGGATTCTATTCTTCCTACTTGGGTTGCAGAATGGCTGATGTTTAATCCATTTTATTGGGGCGTCAGCAATATACATAAAATTATATTACACGGGCAAGCTCCCGATTTAGCTTTATTAGTACTACTATTCGGCACGGGTGTCATTATGGCGTTTTTTGCTCGTTACCTGCAAAAACGCTTGGAAAAGGATGTCCGTGATTTATTGTGA